From the genome of Solibacillus sp. FSL H8-0538:
GCCAAAAACAGTACCAGCTAAAGTAACTGGCCTTTCACTCACTTCATACCATCCTCTTAAGCAAAATTTATTACAATCTTCTGAGAAAGATCGTTCAAAGTTTATGCGAAATATTCTACTATTCGTATTCGCAGTCCGAATTAGCCTCTTTGCTGCTTCATTTGTTTCCATTCCAATCTCTACAATGGCAGTTTTTGGGTCACTTGTACTTTTAGGATGGAGATGGGTTTACCTAAAAATACCTCCAAGCGATATGTTGAAAAAAACACCGTGGTATATCATCATTTTTGCTTTTAGTATGTATGTCATAATTTATGGTCTCAATAACATTGGATTAACTGACTGGTTAATTGGAATAATGAGTCCTATGGTTTCTGGTAGCCTACTTCATACGAGTGTGTGGATGGGGATTTTACTAACTATTCTATCCAATATATTCAATAACCACCCAGCCCTAATGGTAGGAACACTCACTTTAACGAATATGCCTTTAGATACAATTTCCTTGAAGGTCGCCTATCTAGCTAACGTAATTGGAAGTGACATAGGATCTTTAATTCTTCCGATGGGGACGCTAGCTACTCTAATGTGGATGCACATTATAAAAAGCGGAAATATAAAGATTACTTGGTTCGAATATATAAAAGTTACAATAATTGTTATTCCTCCTACATTGTTATTTACATTAGTCGTTTTATACTTCTGGGTTACTTGGCTTTTTTAATATAAAACCACTCCTCAATTTTGTAATAATCGTCTAAGTATAATAACCACTATCCTTTAACCCTTTTCCTAACAGTTTAGGGGGAATATCATAATGTGGTTAACTGCATACTAAAACCTATTTACTGAGGTTGTTAATATTCATGTACTTACGTTCCTATTGAAGGAAGTTAGAAGCACCTAAAATCAACAAGGGGCACTTGATGAAAGAATCCTTTCAAATCGATGAGCC
Proteins encoded in this window:
- a CDS encoding arsenic transporter, with translation MVLITILSFLFTLIFILWRPRDINEAIPATIGAIIVVMSGSVTLTDLGIITETIMDAAITIMATIVMAIVLESFGFFNWVAEKLAEKAKGSGIRLFWYVNLLSFLMTLFFNNDGSILITTPILIMLLNNMGLKNHQKIPYLLSGGLIATASSAPIGVSNIVNLIALKIVDMSLYSHTAMMFVPATLGLLLLVVLLFLRFKKDLPKTVPAKVTGLSLTSYHPLKQNLLQSSEKDRSKFMRNILLFVFAVRISLFAASFVSIPISTMAVFGSLVLLGWRWVYLKIPPSDMLKKTPWYIIIFAFSMYVIIYGLNNIGLTDWLIGIMSPMVSGSLLHTSVWMGILLTILSNIFNNHPALMVGTLTLTNMPLDTISLKVAYLANVIGSDIGSLILPMGTLATLMWMHIIKSGNIKITWFEYIKVTIIVIPPTLLFTLVVLYFWVTWLF